The uncultured Roseibium sp. genome contains a region encoding:
- a CDS encoding PilZ domain-containing protein has translation MTALAQNIPEGATLAVLIVDLERLLCIEGSASDFSSSGCSILSHRVNELNEMIGLRVDGLEKMIKGRITYVSDGEAKVLFDFGEASKDQEKRKEQRRPVHIPARVSDLSGNASIHCIISNASKNGCRLEGKGVGHLPDDIFLRINGLDLPVRGSIAWRGAECAGVRLCWQFTSGKEMKPVLNDMNPMHKGAGRGAADFRPAKKRVNAVGRASDAEQTAEAIEKAAEEITVREQKRAERKARRAEAGAFGARKGAPL, from the coding sequence GTGACCGCTTTGGCGCAAAACATACCTGAAGGCGCAACACTGGCCGTTCTGATCGTTGATCTGGAGCGTCTTCTTTGTATTGAGGGGTCCGCTTCAGACTTTTCCAGTTCCGGCTGCAGCATTCTTTCCCACCGCGTGAACGAACTGAACGAAATGATCGGTTTGCGCGTGGACGGCCTGGAAAAGATGATCAAAGGTCGGATCACCTACGTTTCCGACGGTGAAGCCAAGGTTCTCTTCGATTTCGGTGAAGCCAGCAAGGACCAGGAGAAGCGGAAGGAACAGCGCCGCCCTGTCCATATTCCCGCCCGTGTCAGCGATTTGTCCGGAAACGCTTCGATCCATTGCATCATCTCCAATGCCAGCAAGAACGGATGTCGACTCGAGGGGAAGGGAGTCGGGCATCTGCCTGATGACATCTTCCTGCGTATAAACGGACTGGACTTGCCTGTTCGCGGCAGCATTGCGTGGCGTGGAGCCGAATGTGCCGGTGTCCGCCTATGTTGGCAGTTTACGTCGGGCAAGGAAATGAAGCCCGTGCTCAATGACATGAACCCCATGCACAAGGGGGCGGGAAGAGGGGCGGCAGACTTCAGGCCTGCCAAAAAGCGTGTGAATGCTGTCGGACGTGCCAGCGACGCAGAACAAACCGCTGAAGCCATCGAAAAAGCTGCTGAAGAAATTACGGTTCGCGAACAGAAACGCGCCGAACGCAAGGCGCGCCGCGCGGAGGCCGGTGCGTTTGGAGCGCGCAAAGGCGCGCCTCTCTGA
- a CDS encoding S49 family peptidase, with translation MFDKFRNLLPKAFRNDKTIIPVVRLQGAIGMVTPLRPGLSLASVSQPLEKAFAMKKAPAVALIVNSPGGSPVQSRLIFKRIRDLAEEKEKDVLVFVEDVAASGGYMIALAGNEIYADPSSIVGSIGVVAAGFGFPELLKKIGVERRVYTAGEKKVILDPFKDADPDDIEFLKGLQQEIHEVFIDMVKSRRGDILSDDEELFSGKFWTGGKARDLGLIDEIGDLRGVLKKRFGDKAEPKLISAPRGLFGRKSGVGVAAHLLESQSGLADEMISSLEARTLWQRYGL, from the coding sequence GTGTTCGATAAATTTCGCAACTTGCTTCCCAAAGCTTTTCGTAACGACAAGACGATTATCCCGGTCGTCCGCCTTCAGGGCGCAATCGGCATGGTGACGCCGCTCCGTCCCGGCCTTTCGCTTGCCTCCGTTTCCCAACCGCTGGAAAAGGCGTTCGCAATGAAAAAAGCGCCCGCTGTGGCGCTGATCGTGAACTCTCCTGGCGGGTCGCCGGTGCAGTCGCGGCTGATCTTCAAACGGATCCGCGATCTGGCAGAGGAAAAGGAAAAGGACGTGCTCGTCTTCGTGGAAGATGTGGCAGCGTCCGGCGGCTACATGATCGCCCTTGCCGGCAACGAGATTTACGCGGACCCGTCGTCCATCGTGGGCTCTATCGGCGTGGTTGCCGCGGGCTTCGGCTTTCCCGAACTCCTGAAGAAGATCGGTGTTGAACGCCGGGTTTATACCGCCGGCGAAAAGAAGGTGATCCTGGACCCGTTCAAGGACGCCGACCCGGACGACATCGAGTTTCTGAAAGGTTTGCAGCAGGAAATCCACGAGGTCTTCATCGATATGGTGAAGTCCCGTCGGGGTGACATATTGTCCGATGACGAAGAGCTCTTTTCAGGTAAGTTCTGGACAGGCGGCAAAGCCCGGGACCTGGGGCTGATTGACGAGATCGGCGACCTGCGTGGCGTCCTGAAAAAACGGTTCGGCGACAAGGCGGAGCCCAAGCTGATCTCCGCGCCGCGCGGGCTGTTCGGACGCAAGAGCGGGGTCGGTGTCGCGGCGCACTTGCTGGAAAGCCAGAGCGGACTTGCCGACGAGATGATATCATCGCTTGAAGCGCGCACATTGTGGCAGCGTTACGGGCTTTGA
- a CDS encoding EAL domain-containing protein translates to MQAGWHSQLYSNIDGIIIGAFLVGCAGYAFGFRKILDLRREQGRRTLAESKADWITYHDFLTRLPNRRFLKEKAPEIVNTTFCNVGYGVLAFDLDGFKKVNETVGADGGDALLIDLAGRLSAFIPEAILVRLGSDEFLIIAGCTTSSRCQNCSNPEQTRKLAEDLINLLNRPFDIKGMQISVGACVGLSSYPEHGLGLKDVVKQAILALSVAKRQGRNSYVEFQPEINDDLARRTRIERQLRSAVANGDIVPFYQPLIDLKSGAIVGFEALARWHTPEDGFISPELFIRIAEETGLISELSEHLLRRACKDAMDWPKQVRLAFNISPRMLEDRDLGLKIFKILGETGLSPHRLEIEITESALVRDTDLAAAMIRDLRGSGIQVVLDDFGTGYSSLAQLSALTFDKIKIDRIFVSGLEQDEKKSKIVRTTVALATGLRISTTAEGIEQESQLDYLQQLGCSFGQGYLFGKAVPQEQALALLSTGLASGTEQSRQVSA, encoded by the coding sequence ATGCAGGCAGGCTGGCACTCGCAGCTGTATTCCAACATCGACGGCATCATTATCGGTGCGTTTCTGGTCGGTTGCGCCGGCTACGCCTTCGGCTTTCGCAAAATCCTCGACCTGAGACGCGAACAGGGGCGCCGCACGCTTGCGGAATCCAAAGCTGACTGGATCACCTATCATGACTTCCTCACCCGGTTGCCCAATCGCCGATTCTTGAAGGAAAAGGCTCCCGAAATCGTCAACACGACTTTCTGCAACGTAGGTTACGGGGTCCTGGCTTTCGATCTGGACGGTTTCAAGAAGGTCAATGAAACGGTCGGAGCCGACGGTGGAGACGCGCTGTTGATCGATCTCGCCGGGAGACTCTCCGCCTTTATACCCGAAGCCATTCTCGTCCGGCTCGGAAGCGACGAATTCCTCATAATCGCCGGCTGCACGACATCGAGCCGCTGCCAGAACTGCTCCAATCCCGAGCAGACCCGCAAGTTGGCCGAAGACCTGATAAACCTGCTGAACAGGCCGTTCGATATCAAAGGGATGCAAATCTCCGTCGGCGCCTGTGTGGGTCTGTCAAGTTACCCCGAGCACGGCCTCGGGCTGAAAGACGTGGTCAAACAGGCCATCCTGGCGCTCAGCGTCGCCAAACGGCAGGGACGCAATTCCTATGTGGAATTTCAGCCCGAGATCAATGACGATCTCGCCCGGCGCACACGCATCGAGCGCCAGCTGAGGAGCGCGGTGGCCAATGGCGACATCGTTCCCTTTTACCAGCCTCTCATCGACCTGAAATCCGGAGCCATCGTCGGGTTCGAGGCCCTCGCTCGCTGGCATACGCCCGAGGACGGTTTCATTTCGCCGGAGCTGTTCATCCGCATCGCGGAGGAAACGGGATTGATTTCGGAGCTCTCGGAACATTTGCTCCGACGAGCGTGCAAAGACGCCATGGACTGGCCGAAACAGGTGCGTCTTGCCTTCAACATCTCGCCCCGGATGCTGGAAGACCGCGACCTGGGACTGAAGATCTTCAAGATTCTGGGAGAAACCGGCCTCAGCCCTCACCGGCTGGAAATCGAAATCACCGAAAGCGCCCTGGTCCGCGACACCGACCTGGCCGCGGCCATGATCCGGGACCTGCGGGGCTCCGGGATCCAGGTCGTCCTGGATGATTTCGGCACCGGCTATTCCAGCCTGGCGCAGCTTTCCGCCCTGACCTTCGACAAGATCAAGATCGACCGGATTTTCGTCTCCGGCCTGGAACAAGACGAAAAGAAATCCAAGATCGTCCGAACCACGGTCGCTCTGGCAACCGGCCTGCGCATCTCGACCACGGCCGAAGGCATCGAGCAGGAAAGCCAACTCGACTATCTCCAGCAACTGGGTTGCAGCTTCGGCCAGGGCTATCTGTTCGGCAAGGCGGTCCCGCAGGAGCAGGCCCTCGCCTTGCTGAGCACAGGGCTCGCGTCCGGTACAGAGCAGAGCCGGCAGGTGTCTGCCTGA
- the glyS gene encoding glycine--tRNA ligase subunit beta, protein MPDLLLELFSEEIPARMQRRAADDLKSLVTNALVEAGLPYEGAKAFATPRRLALHVAGVPVASAATREERKGPRVGAPEKAVEGFLRGAGLSSVDQAQIQSDPKKGDFYVAVIEKPGRTAIDIIADFMPGIIRGFPWPKSMRWGTGQMRWVRPLHSIVATFGPETEEPDVVPFEVDGVVSGKTTRGHRFLADEAFDVRRFDDYAPALEKHKVVLDADRRKDIIVHDARDRAFALGLELVEDEGLLEEVAGLVEWPVVLTGTFEEDFLEIPDECIRLTIRANQKCFVLKDPKTGKLANRFVLTSNIEATDGGKEIVAGNEKVIRARLSDARFFWETDLKTKLADNLPKLDGIVFHEKLGSQGERVKRLETLAAELAPLVGADTAKAKRGATLAKADLVSAMVYEFPELQGLMGRYYATAQGEDASVATAIEDHYRPQGPSDTVPADPVAIAVALADKLDLLAGFWAIDEKPTGSKDPYALRRAALGVIRIILENKLRLRLSDLIRAALGRVKSDVANPDGIVADLLAFLADRLKVYLKDEGARHDLIDAVFAMEGQDDLLMVVKRVEALGKFLETEDGANLLAGYKRAVNILRAEEKKGGEAVTGRPHPDHFKEQAEVDLAAAIDTARADAETAVEREDFEGAMEGLSKLRAPVDRFFEEILVNAEEVEIRLNRLRLLSEIRDATHVVADFAKVSG, encoded by the coding sequence ATGCCCGATCTCCTGCTTGAACTTTTCAGCGAGGAAATCCCTGCGCGCATGCAGCGCCGCGCCGCCGATGATCTCAAGTCGCTCGTGACCAATGCCCTGGTCGAGGCCGGCCTTCCTTACGAAGGCGCCAAGGCCTTCGCAACGCCGCGCCGGCTCGCCCTGCATGTGGCTGGCGTTCCAGTGGCATCGGCTGCGACCAGGGAAGAGCGCAAGGGCCCCCGCGTCGGCGCCCCGGAAAAGGCGGTGGAAGGTTTTCTGCGCGGTGCCGGGCTTTCGTCCGTCGATCAGGCGCAAATCCAGAGCGATCCGAAGAAGGGCGATTTCTATGTCGCCGTGATCGAGAAGCCGGGCCGGACCGCCATCGACATCATCGCAGACTTCATGCCGGGCATTATCCGCGGCTTCCCCTGGCCGAAATCCATGCGCTGGGGCACCGGCCAGATGCGCTGGGTCCGCCCGCTGCATTCCATCGTCGCGACCTTCGGCCCGGAAACCGAGGAGCCGGACGTGGTTCCGTTCGAGGTCGATGGTGTCGTGTCCGGCAAGACCACCCGCGGCCACCGCTTCCTGGCGGACGAAGCCTTCGACGTGCGCCGCTTCGACGATTACGCTCCGGCGCTGGAAAAGCACAAGGTCGTTCTCGATGCCGACCGCCGCAAGGACATCATCGTGCATGACGCCCGCGACCGTGCTTTCGCCCTTGGCCTGGAACTGGTCGAGGATGAAGGCCTGCTGGAAGAGGTCGCCGGTCTCGTCGAATGGCCGGTGGTGCTGACGGGAACCTTCGAGGAAGACTTCCTCGAGATCCCGGACGAATGCATCCGCCTGACCATCCGGGCCAACCAGAAGTGCTTCGTGCTCAAGGATCCGAAGACCGGGAAGCTGGCGAACCGTTTCGTCCTGACCTCCAACATCGAAGCCACCGACGGCGGCAAGGAAATCGTCGCGGGCAACGAGAAGGTCATTCGCGCGCGGCTATCGGACGCGCGCTTCTTCTGGGAAACAGACCTGAAGACGAAACTCGCCGACAACCTGCCGAAGCTGGACGGCATCGTCTTCCACGAGAAGCTCGGCTCCCAGGGTGAGCGGGTGAAACGGCTGGAGACGCTGGCCGCAGAACTCGCCCCGCTGGTCGGCGCCGATACCGCCAAGGCCAAACGTGGGGCCACGCTCGCCAAGGCGGACCTTGTCTCCGCCATGGTCTACGAGTTCCCCGAACTGCAGGGCCTGATGGGCCGCTACTATGCGACGGCCCAGGGCGAGGACGCCTCCGTCGCAACGGCGATAGAGGATCATTACCGGCCGCAGGGGCCATCGGACACCGTGCCGGCCGATCCGGTCGCCATTGCCGTGGCGCTTGCCGACAAGCTCGACCTGCTCGCCGGCTTCTGGGCCATCGACGAAAAGCCGACCGGCTCCAAGGATCCTTATGCCCTACGCCGTGCCGCACTCGGTGTGATCCGGATCATTCTGGAAAACAAGCTGCGTCTGCGCCTGTCGGACCTGATCCGCGCGGCGCTCGGACGGGTCAAGTCTGATGTTGCAAACCCAGATGGAATCGTCGCCGACCTGCTCGCCTTTCTGGCTGATCGGCTCAAGGTCTATCTGAAGGACGAAGGCGCGCGCCATGATCTGATCGACGCGGTCTTCGCCATGGAAGGCCAGGACGACCTGCTGATGGTCGTAAAGCGGGTCGAGGCGCTCGGCAAATTCCTGGAGACAGAGGACGGCGCCAACCTGCTGGCAGGCTACAAGCGCGCGGTCAACATCCTCAGGGCGGAAGAAAAGAAGGGCGGCGAGGCCGTGACCGGCCGGCCGCACCCCGATCACTTCAAGGAGCAGGCGGAAGTCGACCTCGCGGCCGCCATCGACACGGCGCGCGCCGATGCCGAGACTGCGGTGGAGCGGGAAGATTTCGAAGGCGCCATGGAGGGGCTATCGAAGTTGCGTGCGCCGGTCGACCGGTTCTTCGAGGAGATCCTGGTCAACGCGGAAGAGGTAGAGATCCGTCTCAACCGGCTGCGCCTGTTGTCGGAAATCCGCGACGCCACCCATGTGGTCGCGGATTTCGCCAAGGTCTCGGGCTAA
- a CDS encoding electron transfer flavoprotein-ubiquinone oxidoreductase encodes MSEQDGAELGERESMDVDVVIVGAGPAGLAAAIRLKQIADEKGDELSIVVLEKGSEVGAHILSGAVIDPIGIDKLLPEWREEDTPIKTPVTADHFLVLGPAGSMRLPNMFMPKLMNNHGNYIVSLGNVCRWLAEKAEALGVEIYPGFAAAEILYDDEGRVVGVATGDMGIGRDGKPNAQFTRGMELRAKYTLIGEGARGSLAKELIAKFALDRDADVPKFGIGIKELWQVDPEKHRPGLVQHSFGWPLDGKTGGGSFLYHLEDNQVAVGFVLHLNYQNPWLSPFDEFQRFKTHPAIRDTFEGGKRIAYGARAITEGGYQSVPKLSFPGGLIMGCSAGFVNVPRIKGSHNAMLSGMLAAEEVMAAIGRGEANTELTDYDTAWRASEIGKDLRTVRNVKPLWSKFGTALGIAFGGLDMWTNELFGFSFFGTLKHGKTDAASLKPAKDCPKIDYPKPDGVISFDKLSSVFLSNTNHEEDQPIHLKVGDDALQKSSEHDIFAGPSNRYCPAGVYEWVEEGEDAPRFQINAQNCVHCKTCDIKDPNGNITWTVPEGTGGPNYPNM; translated from the coding sequence ATGTCCGAACAGGATGGGGCAGAGCTTGGCGAACGCGAAAGCATGGACGTTGACGTCGTCATCGTCGGCGCCGGTCCGGCCGGTCTCGCAGCCGCAATCCGGCTGAAACAGATTGCCGATGAGAAGGGCGACGAGCTTAGCATTGTCGTGCTGGAAAAAGGCTCCGAGGTCGGCGCCCATATCCTGTCCGGCGCCGTCATCGACCCGATAGGAATCGACAAGCTGCTGCCGGAGTGGCGCGAGGAAGACACGCCGATCAAGACCCCGGTCACGGCAGATCATTTCCTGGTTCTCGGACCGGCCGGCTCGATGCGCCTGCCGAACATGTTCATGCCGAAACTGATGAACAATCACGGCAACTACATCGTCTCGCTTGGCAATGTCTGCCGCTGGCTGGCCGAGAAGGCGGAAGCGCTCGGCGTGGAGATCTATCCGGGCTTTGCAGCCGCCGAAATCCTGTATGACGACGAAGGCCGGGTCGTTGGCGTCGCCACCGGCGACATGGGCATCGGCCGCGACGGAAAACCGAATGCCCAGTTCACACGCGGCATGGAACTGCGCGCGAAATACACGCTGATCGGCGAAGGCGCGCGCGGGTCGCTCGCCAAGGAGCTGATCGCGAAATTCGCCCTCGACCGGGACGCCGATGTGCCTAAATTCGGCATCGGCATCAAGGAACTGTGGCAGGTCGACCCGGAAAAACACCGGCCCGGCCTCGTTCAGCATTCCTTCGGCTGGCCGCTCGACGGCAAGACCGGCGGCGGATCGTTCCTCTATCACCTCGAAGACAATCAGGTGGCGGTCGGCTTCGTGCTGCATCTGAACTACCAAAATCCGTGGCTATCGCCCTTCGACGAGTTCCAGCGCTTCAAGACCCATCCGGCCATCCGTGATACCTTCGAAGGCGGCAAGCGCATCGCCTATGGTGCCAGAGCGATCACCGAGGGCGGCTACCAGTCCGTTCCCAAGCTCTCCTTCCCCGGCGGCCTCATCATGGGCTGCTCGGCCGGTTTCGTGAACGTGCCCAGGATCAAAGGCTCCCACAATGCCATGCTGTCCGGCATGCTGGCGGCGGAAGAAGTCATGGCGGCCATTGGCCGGGGTGAAGCCAATACGGAACTGACCGATTACGACACCGCCTGGCGGGCGAGCGAGATCGGCAAGGATCTGAGAACCGTCCGCAATGTGAAACCTCTGTGGTCGAAGTTCGGCACCGCGCTCGGCATCGCGTTCGGTGGCCTCGACATGTGGACCAACGAACTGTTCGGCTTTTCCTTCTTCGGCACCCTGAAGCACGGCAAGACCGATGCGGCCAGCCTCAAGCCTGCCAAGGATTGTCCGAAGATCGATTATCCGAAGCCGGACGGCGTGATCTCCTTCGACAAGCTCTCCTCCGTGTTCCTGTCGAACACCAATCACGAGGAGGATCAGCCGATCCATCTGAAGGTCGGGGACGATGCGCTGCAGAAGTCGTCGGAGCACGACATTTTCGCAGGCCCCTCGAATCGCTATTGCCCTGCCGGGGTCTATGAATGGGTGGAAGAAGGCGAAGACGCGCCGAGGTTCCAGATCAACGCGCAGAACTGTGTCCACTGCAAGACCTGCGACATCAAGGATCCGAACGGCAACATTACCTGGACGGTTCCCGAAGGCACCGGCGGACCGAATTATCCCAACATGTAA
- a CDS encoding uracil-DNA glycosylase — translation MPQQGSETSVVLPNASAVESARDAARSISTLDELRACLEGFEGCNLRLTAKNLVFADGNPEARVMFVGEAPGRDEDLQGKPFVGRSGQLLDKMLKAIGLDRSGAYIANVVPWRPPGNRTPTPQETEICKPFILRQIELVNPDILVFLGSASAKTLLGTQEGIRKLRGHWMKFSTGSAEISCVATYHPAYLLRSPLEKRQTWQDFLSIKQKLVENRMNQT, via the coding sequence GTGCCGCAGCAGGGCAGCGAGACTTCGGTGGTGCTCCCGAACGCATCGGCCGTTGAATCCGCACGCGATGCCGCTCGCAGTATTTCGACGCTCGATGAGCTTCGAGCCTGTCTGGAAGGGTTCGAAGGCTGCAACTTGCGTCTGACGGCGAAGAACCTGGTCTTTGCAGACGGGAATCCGGAGGCCCGGGTCATGTTCGTCGGTGAAGCCCCCGGGCGTGATGAAGACTTGCAGGGCAAACCCTTTGTCGGCCGCTCCGGCCAATTGCTCGACAAGATGCTGAAAGCAATCGGTCTGGACCGGTCAGGAGCTTATATCGCCAATGTCGTGCCCTGGCGGCCGCCGGGGAACCGGACACCGACGCCGCAGGAAACGGAAATCTGCAAGCCGTTCATCCTGCGCCAGATCGAGCTTGTGAACCCGGATATACTGGTATTTCTTGGGTCGGCCTCCGCGAAAACGCTGCTTGGGACCCAGGAGGGGATCAGGAAGTTGCGCGGACACTGGATGAAATTTTCTACCGGTAGTGCAGAAATCTCCTGCGTTGCAACCTATCACCCCGCCTATCTTCTGCGCAGTCCCCTTGAGAAAAGGCAAACCTGGCAGGATTTTCTTTCGATTAAGCAAAAGCTTGTAGAAAATCGTATGAATCAAACTTAA
- a CDS encoding DEAD/DEAH box helicase, whose amino-acid sequence MTEFQSLGLSDQLLKAIEANGYETPTPIQKDAIPLILKGEDLMGLAQTGTGKTAAFGLPLVERLLADPRTPEPRGAQALILAPTRELVNQIAKNLVSFVRGTPLRVTSVVGGVSINSQIKRMSRGTDILVATPGRLLDLIDRNAVTLKGVSFLVLDEADQMLDLGFIHALRKIAALVSKKRQTLLFSATMPKQINELAQSYLTDPVRVEVAQAGKTADKVDQSVHFMDQKTKTDFLVSLLCERPNDMSLVFCRTKHGAERLMRKMVGAGIKAGSIHGNKSQSQRERAIKGLREGQIKVLVATDVAARGIDIPGVSHVYNFELPEVPEAYVHRIGRTARAGADGEAVALCSPEEIGLFRQIEKLIGISIEVASGDVPPASAAVSPGKGRGGNRGRQNNGGQNNSGRKNGGQNSGGRNNSGRNNGGQGRGGQSRSNDNDNAEFKPRRAKPRRPARRRTEAA is encoded by the coding sequence TTGACAGAATTTCAATCGCTTGGCCTGTCCGATCAACTGCTGAAGGCCATCGAGGCGAACGGCTACGAAACACCGACACCGATCCAGAAAGATGCAATCCCGCTGATCCTCAAGGGCGAAGACCTGATGGGTCTTGCCCAGACGGGAACCGGCAAAACCGCAGCCTTCGGCCTGCCTTTGGTGGAACGGCTCCTTGCCGATCCCCGGACTCCCGAACCCAGGGGCGCCCAGGCGCTGATCCTCGCGCCGACGCGCGAACTGGTGAACCAGATCGCGAAAAACCTGGTGTCTTTCGTACGCGGAACCCCGCTCAGGGTGACGTCCGTCGTCGGCGGCGTGTCCATCAACAGCCAGATCAAGCGCATGTCGCGCGGAACGGATATCCTGGTCGCGACGCCCGGCCGTCTGCTCGACCTGATCGACCGGAATGCCGTGACCCTGAAGGGCGTTTCCTTCCTGGTCCTCGACGAGGCCGACCAGATGCTGGATCTCGGCTTCATCCATGCGTTGCGCAAGATCGCCGCGCTGGTTTCCAAAAAGCGTCAGACGCTCCTGTTTTCGGCAACCATGCCGAAGCAGATCAATGAACTGGCCCAGTCCTATCTCACCGACCCGGTTCGCGTTGAAGTCGCCCAGGCAGGGAAGACCGCGGACAAGGTTGATCAAAGCGTCCATTTCATGGACCAGAAGACAAAGACGGACTTCCTCGTTTCTCTCCTGTGTGAGCGGCCCAACGACATGTCGCTGGTTTTCTGCCGTACAAAACACGGCGCGGAGCGGCTGATGCGCAAGATGGTCGGAGCCGGCATCAAGGCTGGATCCATTCACGGCAACAAGAGCCAGAGCCAGCGCGAGCGGGCCATCAAGGGTCTTCGTGAAGGGCAAATCAAGGTACTTGTCGCAACCGACGTCGCCGCCCGCGGTATCGATATTCCCGGCGTCAGCCACGTCTACAATTTCGAACTGCCCGAAGTGCCGGAAGCCTACGTCCACCGTATCGGCAGAACGGCGCGTGCCGGTGCTGACGGCGAGGCCGTTGCCCTGTGCAGCCCGGAGGAAATCGGGTTGTTCCGACAGATCGAAAAACTGATCGGCATCTCGATCGAGGTCGCTAGCGGCGACGTGCCGCCTGCGAGTGCCGCGGTTTCTCCCGGCAAGGGACGGGGTGGAAATCGTGGGCGCCAGAACAACGGCGGCCAGAACAATAGTGGCCGGAAGAACGGCGGCCAGAATAGCGGTGGTCGAAACAATAGCGGTCGAAACAATGGCGGTCAGGGCAGAGGCGGACAGTCTCGCTCCAATGACAACGACAATGCGGAGTTCAAGCCGCGCCGCGCAAAGCCGAGACGGCCTGCCCGCCGGCGCACGGAAGCTGCATAA